One genomic region from Roseofilum reptotaenium CS-1145 encodes:
- a CDS encoding glycosyltransferase family 4 protein yields the protein MKVVYITPTYFSDRSLIGGAERYASTLACLMAEHVDTTLVSFGPHRQSYEEDNLNIEIFPVKTPIHGNMMNAIHIGYISSLLNATIIHIHHIYTLVSDVSCLIGHFLGKRVFVTDHGGGGSLVINHKLPVFRCYTNLVAQSEYTLGSINDQLSQKAVTIKGGVDTNWFYPTSTVKKEKKILFVGRIIPHKGINYLIEGFKLLAFSDYKLTIVGRIKGDISQRFYRYLRKIAEGLPVEFIQDADDCRLLHEYRSAIVTVLPSVHTNCYGDYTSVPELMGFTLLESQACGTPVICTDAGAMHEFVDHGRTGLVVKQNSGQAIAKALQHLIQLSSQDYQEYQKHSIEWIANNFSWSIVVKKHLELYQGIANSL from the coding sequence ATGAAGGTTGTTTACATTACTCCCACGTACTTTAGCGATCGCTCTCTGATTGGTGGAGCAGAGCGATATGCGAGTACTCTAGCTTGCCTGATGGCCGAGCATGTCGATACAACATTGGTCAGTTTTGGCCCACATCGCCAAAGTTATGAGGAAGATAACCTGAATATTGAGATTTTTCCGGTCAAAACTCCTATCCACGGAAATATGATGAATGCCATTCACATTGGCTATATCAGTTCGTTACTTAATGCAACCATTATCCACATTCATCACATCTACACCCTCGTTTCTGATGTAAGTTGTTTAATAGGACATTTTCTTGGTAAACGAGTCTTTGTCACCGATCATGGTGGAGGGGGATCTCTAGTCATTAATCATAAGCTACCTGTATTCCGCTGCTATACAAACCTTGTGGCTCAATCTGAGTACACTCTCGGTTCTATTAATGATCAACTTAGTCAAAAAGCAGTCACGATTAAAGGTGGAGTTGATACTAACTGGTTTTATCCAACATCTACAGTTAAGAAAGAAAAAAAGATTCTATTTGTCGGTAGAATCATTCCCCATAAAGGCATTAATTATTTAATTGAAGGTTTTAAACTTTTAGCATTTTCAGATTATAAATTGACCATTGTTGGCCGCATTAAGGGAGATATAAGCCAAAGATTTTATAGATATCTAAGGAAAATCGCGGAAGGACTGCCAGTTGAATTTATTCAAGATGCTGATGATTGCCGCTTGTTACACGAATATCGCAGTGCTATTGTAACAGTGTTGCCCTCTGTCCACACCAACTGCTATGGTGACTATACTTCCGTTCCAGAATTGATGGGGTTTACGCTGTTGGAATCTCAAGCATGTGGTACACCGGTTATATGTACCGATGCAGGCGCTATGCATGAGTTTGTCGATCATGGTAGGACAGGACTAGTTGTAAAGCAAAATTCCGGCCAGGCAATCGCCAAGGCTCTACAGCACCTTATTCAATTATCATCCCAAGACTATCAAGAATATCAAAAACACTCTATAGAATGGATTGCCAATAATTTTAGTTGGTCAATCGTTGTGAAAAAGCATTTAGAACTTTACCAAGGTATTGCAAACTCCCTATGA
- a CDS encoding glycosyltransferase family 4 protein produces the protein MNQSLRILMVLHVPWDRNLGGSRVQLELADEFCKMGHQVEKFDVNDAFPDAQSSRISELIRPSFSTKAKEFIQANGKSFDVIDAHQGNVPFSKAELNFQGLLVARSVGLYAFCEDYFKLEEVKWPQKKKGNPITKVLRSWRKQREFPYYLSSLKTCDLINLPNGDELNYVRDILGLGYKSVFFPFGLSEQRQRAFFQATQPGGIRLLNKQVAFIGYWTPRKGSKDWPEIIMRTKAQVPDVRFLFLGTGLSPQEVLQDLNMPAYDWIEIIPSYESNMLPQLLSEATIGAFPSYMEGFGFAVLEKLACGLPTIAYDIPGPRDMLRPLDPSLMIPVGDLGKFTAKLIELLQLDEKKYNQLSQNCHKVSSIFSWPKIAKDHLQLYSQYLQSIQKN, from the coding sequence ATGAATCAGTCCTTAAGAATTTTAATGGTACTCCATGTACCTTGGGACCGAAATTTAGGCGGTTCAAGAGTTCAGTTAGAATTAGCAGATGAGTTTTGTAAAATGGGACATCAGGTTGAGAAATTTGATGTTAATGATGCGTTTCCCGATGCTCAATCATCACGAATATCTGAGTTGATTCGTCCTAGTTTTTCAACTAAAGCTAAAGAATTCATCCAAGCTAATGGTAAGTCCTTCGATGTCATTGATGCTCATCAAGGAAATGTGCCGTTCTCTAAAGCAGAATTGAACTTTCAGGGATTACTAGTTGCACGATCCGTAGGCTTGTATGCCTTTTGCGAGGACTATTTTAAACTCGAAGAAGTCAAGTGGCCACAGAAAAAAAAAGGAAACCCAATTACAAAAGTTCTGCGTTCTTGGAGGAAACAGAGAGAGTTTCCCTACTACTTAAGCAGCTTAAAAACCTGTGACTTAATTAATCTCCCCAATGGGGATGAACTAAACTATGTACGAGATATTCTAGGACTTGGTTACAAATCTGTCTTTTTTCCCTTTGGACTCTCTGAGCAGCGGCAGAGGGCTTTTTTTCAAGCTACCCAACCGGGTGGGATCAGGCTCCTTAATAAACAAGTCGCATTTATCGGCTACTGGACACCTCGTAAAGGATCTAAAGATTGGCCAGAGATTATTATGAGGACAAAAGCTCAAGTACCTGATGTACGCTTTCTATTTTTAGGAACTGGTTTAAGCCCTCAAGAAGTATTGCAGGATCTCAACATGCCAGCTTATGATTGGATAGAAATAATCCCGAGTTATGAAAGCAATATGCTGCCACAACTCCTATCTGAGGCAACCATAGGTGCTTTTCCTAGTTATATGGAGGGTTTTGGATTCGCTGTATTAGAAAAGCTTGCTTGCGGTTTGCCTACGATTGCCTACGATATCCCAGGTCCTCGCGATATGTTACGCCCTTTAGATCCTTCTCTGATGATTCCTGTTGGAGACCTAGGGAAATTTACGGCGAAATTGATTGAATTGCTTCAGTTAGATGAAAAAAAATACAATCAGTTATCTCAAAATTGCCATAAAGTTTCATCCATTTTTTCTTGGCCAAAAATCGCTAAAGACCACTTGCAACTTTATTCACAATATCTACAATCTATTCAGAAAAATTGA
- a CDS encoding methyltransferase domain-containing protein: MHPNSKLLFQKYAKSLFKDNMRVLEIGPEGHPSTYQEIVGNDTITWETLDMISNEELTYRVDSEYAYPIASETFDIIISGQVIEHIRKVWLWVEELSRISKVGGKVITIGPVSWPYHEAPVDCWRIHPEGMKALYEHAGLNVELSISETLEVTSTASRRMVPATSFIPQPIYKSVVKRLLGWPIPYSIDTITIGVKEFESGKN; this comes from the coding sequence ATGCACCCAAACAGCAAACTACTTTTTCAAAAATATGCCAAGTCCTTATTCAAGGATAATATGAGAGTTCTAGAAATTGGACCGGAGGGACATCCATCAACTTACCAAGAAATAGTGGGAAATGACACAATCACTTGGGAAACCCTAGATATGATATCGAATGAAGAATTAACCTATAGAGTAGATAGTGAGTATGCTTATCCGATTGCCAGTGAGACCTTTGATATCATTATCTCAGGTCAGGTAATAGAACATATTAGAAAAGTTTGGCTTTGGGTCGAAGAGTTATCTAGGATCTCTAAAGTAGGAGGTAAAGTCATTACAATTGGTCCTGTAAGCTGGCCTTATCACGAAGCCCCTGTTGATTGCTGGAGAATTCATCCAGAAGGGATGAAAGCTCTTTATGAACATGCAGGGCTTAACGTTGAACTGAGTATATCGGAAACGTTAGAAGTCACATCAACGGCCAGTAGACGAATGGTTCCAGCAACATCATTTATCCCACAACCTATCTATAAAAGTGTCGTGAAGAGATTATTAGGGTGGCCAATTCCTTACTCTATCGATACAATTACAATCGGGGTTAAAGAATTTGAATCGGGGAAAAATTAA
- a CDS encoding FkbM family methyltransferase, whose protein sequence is MLGKISRSYAVMQLTRRYFRPSQVPETCNYYINGVQRTICGQYALTMLMAIVLNDCYGLKRFKSIDNIVDIGANIGVFSVHAATLFPQTKIYAYEPCSQVLPDLEKNLQDLNVEISSYAVGRTTKKVNLTFQEDLTASSILMTGEDSSQKSQCQMIAFDEVTAQLGGSIGLLKLDCEGSEYEILKSISLEKVKYVVGEFHTCQSGYPELGLELLKERGFVIDNWTPFPDGKAGEFWASNIRNTPQEKAWLV, encoded by the coding sequence ATGTTAGGTAAAATCTCGCGTAGTTATGCTGTTATGCAATTGACAAGAAGGTACTTTCGCCCAAGTCAGGTACCAGAAACTTGTAATTACTATATTAATGGGGTTCAGAGAACTATTTGTGGTCAATATGCTCTTACTATGCTAATGGCAATTGTGCTAAATGATTGCTATGGACTTAAACGGTTTAAGTCCATAGATAATATTGTTGATATTGGAGCCAATATTGGTGTTTTTTCAGTTCATGCGGCTACTCTCTTCCCTCAAACTAAAATTTACGCTTATGAACCTTGTTCGCAAGTACTGCCTGACTTAGAGAAAAATTTACAGGACTTGAATGTGGAAATCTCTTCTTATGCTGTGGGACGAACTACTAAAAAAGTAAACCTCACTTTCCAAGAAGATTTGACCGCTTCTTCTATCTTAATGACAGGAGAAGATTCATCTCAAAAATCTCAGTGCCAGATGATTGCTTTTGATGAAGTTACTGCTCAATTAGGAGGAAGTATTGGCTTGCTCAAGCTGGACTGTGAAGGATCTGAATATGAAATACTGAAATCTATTTCCTTGGAAAAAGTAAAATATGTTGTAGGAGAATTTCATACGTGTCAAAGTGGATATCCAGAATTAGGGCTAGAACTGCTTAAAGAACGTGGATTTGTGATAGATAATTGGACTCCATTTCCAGATGGTAAAGCTGGTGAATTTTGGGCAAGCAATATTCGGAATACTCCCCAGGAGAAAGCTTGGTTAGTATAG
- a CDS encoding glycosyltransferase family 2 protein has product MSNHSEKITLSVALVTRNRPELLSQCLESLRSQSIQPFEVIVSDDSDLEIAPEIEAIAKGWNCQYITGPRRGLQANLNNAVDACHGTHVRIVNDDHTFPENHFKIIQNLLESDPNSIWTLGEYCEIPGTQSLFQLPGEIQPRGFHKPIENFDDCMGISGGASIYPRKIFEYHHFLEAFGYVCDLEFGPRLKALGYRIRYCSETHVIHQTPIIIRDPKMLCKGHFLLSYLTYAFYLPNFLKKSECLIYFWWIAFLGSINIRKAGFTFVDYQKTRELGQKYGKLFQTGKYNQIF; this is encoded by the coding sequence ATGTCTAATCACTCAGAAAAAATCACCCTAAGTGTCGCTTTAGTCACTCGGAACCGCCCAGAACTCTTAAGTCAATGTTTAGAAAGTTTGCGATCGCAAAGCATTCAGCCTTTTGAAGTAATCGTTTCCGATGATTCCGATCTGGAAATTGCACCGGAAATAGAAGCGATAGCAAAGGGTTGGAACTGTCAATATATTACCGGCCCTCGTCGAGGTTTACAAGCTAATCTTAATAATGCAGTTGACGCTTGTCACGGAACCCATGTTCGTATAGTTAATGACGATCATACATTTCCTGAAAATCATTTTAAAATCATCCAAAATCTATTAGAGTCCGATCCTAATAGCATTTGGACTTTAGGTGAATATTGTGAAATTCCTGGAACTCAATCTCTCTTCCAGTTACCAGGAGAAATTCAACCTCGTGGCTTTCACAAACCCATAGAGAATTTTGATGACTGTATGGGGATTAGCGGTGGAGCTTCTATTTATCCTAGGAAAATATTTGAGTACCACCACTTTTTAGAAGCTTTTGGATATGTTTGTGATTTAGAGTTTGGCCCCAGGCTAAAAGCGTTAGGGTACAGAATCAGGTACTGTTCAGAAACTCACGTCATTCACCAAACACCTATCATTATCCGAGATCCTAAAATGCTGTGTAAAGGTCACTTCCTTTTATCGTATCTCACTTACGCTTTCTATTTGCCAAATTTTTTGAAAAAATCTGAGTGTTTAATTTATTTTTGGTGGATTGCATTTCTAGGTTCTATAAATATCCGAAAAGCTGGTTTTACTTTTGTTGATTACCAGAAAACGAGAGAACTGGGTCAAAAGTATGGAAAACTATTTCAAACAGGAAAATACAACCAAATATTTTAA